A stretch of Bombina bombina isolate aBomBom1 chromosome 2, aBomBom1.pri, whole genome shotgun sequence DNA encodes these proteins:
- the LOC128646882 gene encoding posterior protein-like: MAVASHSEKRCECDTLREEIDKLTKLNAELQESLNECDVRCGMGEQLVTCMEEKEMQRENVIASLKADLWESESQLLNKEQCILSLKAQGIQDKCNHYRSSLAHVCPLEVDGNESRTIELDGQTPNIPDSSLLILNQVPSILTPQIECRQSNPQLQTKVNNHSNSAPLTIQDRNNLCHILGHFDTSTSPVILSNKLEAVITQYNLGNRDACALLRTWLPSQLAAQLRAPVGTHKGVSPDIDANWGNSGDRLKELQYVLCCRDARGTSAIANAILKEGDDPILFCTEYLALYKITYDCPYMSPDDADFLYSMANKCTLIDSSTRITLRNASSYTNFVNILKDWFKDSKHKNATHNNISMLTESQGKQRFLRRCFKCGKFGHIIRECATSMRDIRDKNYIRRQNKISYLRLLLEEK, translated from the exons ATGGCTGTTGCTAGTCACTCTGAAAAGAGATGTGAGTGTGATACACTGAGGGAAGAGATAGACAAACTTACTAAACTGAATGCTGAGCTACAAGAGAGCCTTAATGAATGTGATGTGAGGTGTGGAATGGGAGAGCAATTAGTAACAtgtatggaagaaaaggaaatgcagagagagaatgttattgcatcactTAAGGCAGACTTATGGGAGTCTGAATCACAGCTATTAAATAAAGAACAATGTATCTTGTCTCTAAAAGCACAGGGGATACAAGACAAATGTAACCATTACAGGAGTAGTCTAGCACATGTTTGTCCTTTAGAAGTGGATGGTAATGAAAGTCGAACTATAGAACTAGATGGACAAACCCCTAACATTCCTGACAGTTCTTTGTTAATTTTAAACCAGGTCCCCTCTATTCTAACTCCTCaaatagaatgcagacaaagtaaccctcaattacagactaaagtaaataatcatagtaactctgccccccttacaatacaagaccgtaataatttgtgccatattttaggtcactttgaCACCTCCACATCACCTGTAATCCTTTCTAATAAGTTAGAAGCTGTTATTACTCagtataatttaggcaacagaGATGCCTGTGCTTTGCTCAGGACCTGGTTGCCATCACAATtagctgcacagctaagggcaccagtaggcacccataaaggagtgtctcctgatattgatgcaaactggggaaattcaggggacagattaaaggaattacagtatgttttgtgttgtcgtgatgccagaggtaccagtgccatagcaaatgcaattttaaaggaaggagatgacccgattttgttttgcactgagtaccttgcactgtataagataacttaTGACTGCCCTTACATGTCCccagatgatgcagattttctgtattctatggcaaataaatgcacattaattgacagtagtacaagaatcactcttagaaatgccagctcctatacaaactttgttaacatacttaaagactggtttaaagactcaaagcataagaatgctactcataataatatatctatgctaactgagagtcagggaaagcagagatttttgagacgctgttttaaatgtggaaagtttggGCACATCATAAGGGAATGTGCGACATCAATGAGAGATATCAGGGATAAAAATTACATTAGGaggcagaacaaaatatcatatttaa ggctattacttgaagagaagtga